AGACCCCTTAATCTGACAGGTGCTTCTCGTGGACTTTCACTAGGAACTGCAGCACTAGCATTATTAGAAGTTTCATCATCCACCGCTATAATCACATCGTCAGACACAGCCGAAGTATCCTCATGAACAGATGCTAGGCGACTAGATTCCGAAGCATCATTTTTCGAACCATCGAGTGAGACAGCAGTTGGTGTAACaatttcagcttcagcCTCAGGTCTATtagaagaaggagattCATCTGGTTCTAAAGCCTTTCCACCATCCCCACTGGAAGCAGCCGGCGTTGGAGTTGCAGGAGCAGGTGTTACCGAAGTCGAACTATCTCTTTGTCCGGGTCTTTGAATAGGTGCAATAGCTATTGACGAACGAATGGAAGCCACAGGAGCAGAAACCGAACTTGGAATCGATATCGAGCTCGAAGGAGGACCTAATGGAGTGATAGGGCCTAAAACAGGCGAGCTTGCAAGAGCCGGGCTCGAGACCGCAGTGAGAGCTGGTGATGAGACAACACTGCTCGCggcactagcagcagccacagcagcagcatgtgATTTCTGACCAACAATGGACAAACGTCTCTGCTGAGACCTTACAGTGGCACCTCGAGGGGTCGCTCTATTCGCATTCGGCGCGAACCTCTTTGACGATTTGTCTAAAACCGTTAGTTTCGACCCTAACACACTCAGCAACTAAAAACCACTCATAAGAACCATTTTAATCCCTTAACAATCAAGTTCTGAGACCATAACatttcgactcgagcggagcgagaggagccacggggtctggggcggagccccagccgccggaggccgaccaAACGGACCGAATATTTCGGCGATTTTTTCGTTGGTATACTTACTCACTGCGGAACTCATTGTTCAAATGATGGATGTTATtaatcaaaaaaaaagtttgaTCCAGTTGTTACCTAGGACCTGGCCATTAAACTAAAATCTTCCTACTAGTAGGAGACCTTAACGCGTTCCCGAGCAAGTGCtgaaaatacaaaaatCAGACCAAAAACTGGCAAAAATTAAAGCAAAATATCACGATCgagtataaataaatggAAAAAGAGTCTCTGCAACAACGGAAAAAGCTTATCACTTGTAAAATTACCGGTTGATTTCGATGAAATATAGAGCGCACCGTGactccaaaaaaaaattaaggATGGACTAGTTTAGGTTAGGGTAGGTCTACTCACTCCGAACAAGGGCTGCATGCGGTGCAGAGTTTTTTGTCTGTGGTGTAACGGGAAACATTTCCAAGCAACGAATCCCAGCGGCGTCAATAATTATATCTCTATTTCTTGCCTAACTGAAAAAGTTAGATATCACGGTGGTCAAATTACCTGAATTTACCGTCATTTGGTAATTTATATATGCTATTAGCATCAATTCTTTAATTCTTACAAATCAACGTCTCAAGAATGGTGGATCAGAGCTCCACAGGGTcttctcagggggtgggtcagcctccggcggctggggctgcgccccagaccccactgctcctctcgcttcgctcgagtcgaggCCCGGGGGAGTCAGATCAATCACAGTTCTCGGTCCaagccccgactcgagcgaaacgagaggagcaggggggtctggggcacagccccaggACAACCGATGAGTTTGGCTAGACCTTGCCCTTATCAACCATCTATCAAAAGTTGCGGCTCAATATTTTGTGACGATCCTGAAAAATTCCAGCATCAGCCACCAACTTCTCGAACCAAATCACAATGTCAATTGTCCAGGCATTTGCTCAACAGTCGTTTGGCGATGGTGCTTATGTTGTGGATATTGTGCCAGTTATATCTCATGGTATAGTTGCCTCTGTAACGGACAATTCAGGTGCATCTTTGCACCTGTTACCATTTGACCCTATGGCCTTAAAAACAAGCTCTGGTAACTTGCTTAAACCATTTGTAAAGACAGCCAATAGCTCTAACATTAATGCGATAACGTCCGTGAATGAGAATGTTGTTGCTATATGTGGAGATCAAGGACTGAAATTATATGACCTGAGAACATCGCTCTCAGGAGGAGCCGCTGTACACCAATTCACGATAGAAAGTAATGCAGAGATGTTATGTCTTGCTAGTAACCAAGACAATAAAATAGCAGTAGGAACACAACTTGTCAGTGCCGATGCTGGCGTAGTTCTCTGGGATATCCGTACAGCCAAGCAATCAGTGGCTTATATTGACTCTCACAGTGACGATGTCACTGATATCTCGTTCCATCCACATGATAATACAGCTCTCCTGTCCGGATCTGTTGACGGTTTGGTGAACATTTATAATACAGCaattgctgatgaagatgaagctgTTTTCCAAGTTATCAACCATGGAGCATCAATTCACAAGGCTCGGTTCTTGCCAGACAATCGTATTCTGGCATTATCCCACATGGAAACTATGTCAATTTACACGTTGGCCAATCCCGATAGCGAAGAGCCTGATGTGAAACCACTTGAGTTTGGCGATATCCGACAATCGTGGGACTGTGATTACATAGCCGACCTGCTACTGTCCGACGGATATATTGGAGCAGGATCCAACAGCGAGAAGCACGAGTTCAAGCTCATACCATTCAACTCGAACAGCGGCCAGGTCGACCTCTCTAATGTCATCACCCTCGGTGGTGCTCatggagaagaagttgtTCGTGCAATCCACATCAACCACCAGGCCCAATGTGTGTATACCGGAGGTGAAGACGGCATTGTCAGAGTGTGGAGACCTCAAGATAGCGGGAACAGTCTTGCAGCTGCCGAGCCCTGGCAAAATGTATCGGACCAGGCTGGCGAAGCTATGGCTGTCGACGACGAGAGCGAAAAAAGTGGCGACAGTGCGACCAAGGGCGGAGAATGGGAGCAGGTAGAAACCAAACATAAACACAAACACAAGCACAAGAGCAAAGACAAGCATTCCAAATCAAAAGAGAAggacgaagacgaagccCGAAAACTCGAAAAGAAGGCCcgaaaggaaaagaaacgggccaaagaagaggccaagtccaaaaaagaaagctcTAAACACAGCAAGGACCGCAAAGAACAAGCTAGGTACCAGCCATACTAATTTATTAACACCTGCCCGTGCgacactgcctccggcggctggggctgcgccccagaccccactgctcctctcgctccgctcgagtcgaaacGTCTACgatcccagccatctcctgcgaagcaggagccacggggtctggggcagagccccagccgccggaggcagcgtggcaCGGAGATGATGTacattataaataaattacaCGACGAGCTCCTCCAGGATGCCCTCTATAGCGTCTTTCGTGAAAGGCACATAGATGATTTCTTGGCCGGTCTGGTCTTTTGTTCTGGCAGCCATTTTGTGGTCAAAGAACTCACTTAGCATGGTTCGGAAATTGAGTTCGTTGGACACGATGAGCTGTTCGGCACACTGTTTGTATAGCTCCTTGAATTCGATACCATGTTGGGCAGTTCCCGATGTGTTCACATCGTCCGGTGCTAGTACTTCACTCATAACAGCAATCTGATAACAAATGAGTTCTTGATAGAGTCTGCGGGCGTTGTTGGTAAGACTGGAAAGCACGAATTTGGCTCCCTTGGAACTGACGGCCGAACGGTCGCTTCCAAGGGCCAGTGGATCCTCAAATGAAGTCTCGGTAAGGTATAGCTCGAACGTCGTCAAATCGTGCCAGAGGAAATTATACTGCGACAGTCTAGCAGCATCGAATAGGATGGGTGCGTGAATATGGTCGACAGATGCAACAAGACTGATCTGTTTAGCAGACACTAGTCTTGCTAGAATGGCCTGCCACCTATCGGCTCGCAGTGCCTCTCCATCCAAATTATGCACTActatcagcagctggttAGACTGGTCAGTCTCGGGTTTCGCGAGATGTGTCAGCAAAGCCTCTACTAATTCAGTAGGCTGTCTGGGAAACGACGACCGGATAGCCTCGTCTTTCACTAGCACAGTCACGGCCGTATTGAGGATTTCTTTTAATGTGGTAGCTGGATTATATCCGTTTGCTACTAATACAGGGATTTCTGGATCAATTGAAGTGCATACAAAGTCCATGATGAGATTTCGTTTGGACCCGACTCCGTAGAATAGAATGCTAAAGTTTTGCATGAGCTCGAACCGCCATTGTGGGAACATAGCCCGATACAGCGTGCTCAAATATGCGCGAGCATCCTCGTGAATAGCTGTAGACTCTCTTACTGAGTCAACAAATTCTTGGTACTCTATTCGAGGAGCTCGCGAAAATGGTGTGGTCGAGATCTTCTCTCGTAGTTTATGCTGGTCAAAATATCCTTCTGGTCCTTCAATAAACAACGCAGTTTGAGGACCTCTgcctgcttcttcgtcgtcagcatCAAAAGTTAGAGGTATTTCAAATCGGTCGTCTTTACTGTCGGTTCTATTGATCGTTTTACTCGGGCTGACCGACGGTGTAATTGTCTCTCCTCTCGACTCTCGAATGATCTTTTCAGCAATCTTCTGGTCATCTGCATCCAGTatatcctcatcatccatATTCTCAGAAAGCAATAATCGATCCATCAGTAGTCGAGTAGCTCTTTTTCTAGCACTTCGGTCCAAATCAGTATTTGTTCTAGGGAATAAAGGAGCTGTTGACCGTGGGGTACTCACCCCTCTACTGCCGTTGCTACTGGCTTTTTTAACATTCTTTTTTCTAGGAGTAGTTCTAGAACCTGTTCTAGCCACCTTAGACGGCGTTCTTTTGACATCTaaatcatcctcatcttcttcatcggcTTCGTTGTCATTATCATCCTCATTATCGTCATCTCCATCTCCGTTCATGGCCACATCgaaatcttcttcattatcagcCACATCACCTCCTCCGCCGGCAATATCCGCATAATTGCCCTTGAATGCAGCACTTCTGCGTTTTCTAGGAGTCTGTGGCTCTTCAGACATTCTCAATTGCTGTCTCTATTGTACCTTTGATTCGAGATCTGATGGTGAAGTAGACAGTTCGAGGAATCACGGACATGCATAACCCGCATATTTTGGACCTGGAAAATTTCCTGCACCCCATCACtcccctgaaaaatatatttctgaCAATCGTTACTTCTCAGAGCCAGTGTCATTAATAAGAGATGTTGACCTTCTGCCCCAACTGCTCGAATATGCTCCAGGTAAGTTTTCTTCCAACGATTAAGAAAGTTGTAAAATTGAAATCGTATCAT
This is a stretch of genomic DNA from Sugiyamaella lignohabitans strain CBS 10342 chromosome C, complete sequence. It encodes these proteins:
- the ORC2 gene encoding origin recognition complex subunit 2 (Subunit of the origin recognition complex (ORC); ORC directs DNA replication by binding to replication origins and is also involved in transcriptional silencing; interacts with Spp1p and with trimethylated histone H3; phosphorylated by Cdc28p; GO_component: GO:0031261 - DNA replication preinitiation complex [Evidence IDA] [PMID 9554851]; GO_component: GO:0005664 - nuclear origin of replication recognition complex [Evidence IDA,IMP] [PMID 9372948]; GO_component: GO:0005656 - nuclear pre-replicative complex [Evidence IDA] [PMID 16824194]; GO_component: GO:0005656 - nuclear pre-replicative complex [Evidence IDA] [PMID 9335335]; GO_component: GO:0005634 - nucleus [Evidence IEA,IEA,IEA]; GO_component: GO:0000808 - origin recognition complex [Evidence IEA]; GO_function: GO:0003677 - DNA binding [Evidence IEA]; GO_function: GO:0003688 - DNA replication origin binding [Evidence IDA] [PMID 16824194]; GO_function: GO:0003688 - DNA replication origin binding [Evidence IDA] [PMID 9288745]; GO_function: GO:0003682 - chromatin binding [Evidence IDA] [PMID 9159120]; GO_function: GO:0003682 - chromatin binding [Evidence IDA] [PMID 9288745]; GO_process: GO:0006260 - DNA replication [Evidence IEA,IEA]; GO_process: GO:0006270 - DNA replication initiation [Evidence IMP] [PMID 16716188]; GO_process: GO:0006270 - DNA replication initiation [Evidence IGI,IMP] [PMID 7579692]; GO_process: GO:0030466 - chromatin silencing at silent mating-type cassette [Evidence IDA] [PMID 12897051]; GO_process: GO:0006348 - chromatin silencing at telomere [Evidence IMP] [PMID 16980387]; GO_process: GO:0051568 - histone H3-K4 methylation [Evidence IMP] [PMID 18845545]; GO_process: GO:0006267 - pre-replicative complex assembly involved in nuclear cell cycle DNA replication [Evidence IDA] [PMID 16824194]) translates to MSEEPQTPRKRRSAAFKGNYADIAGGGGDVADNEEDFDVAMNGDGDDDNEDDNDNEADEEDEDDLDVKRTPSKVARTGSRTTPRKKNVKKASSNGSRGVSTPRSTAPLFPRTNTDLDRSARKRATRLLMDRLLLSENMDDEDILDADDQKIAEKIIRESRGETITPSVSPSKTINRTDSKDDRFEIPLTFDADDEEAGRGPQTALFIEGPEGYFDQHKLREKISTTPFSRAPRIEYQEFVDSVRESTAIHEDARAYLSTLYRAMFPQWRFELMQNFSILFYGVGSKRNLIMDFVCTSIDPEIPVLVANGYNPATTLKEILNTAVTVLVKDEAIRSSFPRQPTELVEALLTHLAKPETDQSNQLLIVVHNLDGEALRADRWQAILARLVSAKQISLVASVDHIHAPILFDAARLSQYNFLWHDLTTFELYLTETSFEDPLALGSDRSAVSSKGAKFVLSSLTNNARRLYQELICYQIAVMSEVLAPDDVNTSGTAQHGIEFKELYKQCAEQLIVSNELNFRTMLSEFFDHKMAARTKDQTGQEIIYVPFTKDAIEGILEELVV